AGAATTTTTCGCAAATCCAGTAAAACTTCAAGAGAATAAACTTTATCATATAGAAAATTACGGATCAGCAATGACTCCATTTTATACGGTTTTATCTATTTGGGTTGGATCATTATTAATGTCATCATTATTAACTACTAAGGTAGAAGATGAAGAAAATAAATATAAACCATATCAAAAATATTTTGGTAGAGGATTATTGTTTGTAATAATTTCTTTATTCCAGACATTAATTATAACTTTAGGTGATATGTATGTTCTAGGTACACAGGCGACATCACCATTTAGATTTGTTATATTTGCATTATTAATATCTTTACTATTCTCATCAATTATTTATACAATAGTATGTATATTAGGAAATGTAGGGAAAGCAGTTTGTATTGTATTATTAGTACTGCAATTAGGAAGTTCAGGAGGAACATTCCCAATTCAAATGACCTCAGAATTCTTCCAAACATTATATCCGAAAGTACCGTTCACATATTCAATAGGATTACTTCGTGAAGCGGTGGGTGGTGTATATGCTCCAGCTGTGCACCGTGACATAAAAATATTATTTATCTATCTAATTATCGTTCTTGTAGGTGGAGCGATTCTAGTTAGTCTAAAAGCACGTTCAGCTAAGTTAAGTAGAGAAAGAGAACGTTCTAAGTTATTCTTATAGAAAATAATTTACAGTAGAGATTAAGTAGTTACAATATAATGTAGTTTTGTAATATTACTTAATCTCTACTTTTTTCATAGGAAATGAAAAATAGTGTTTTTTGTGATATAATTAAAGGATAAAACCTTAAAATATAGAGGATAGATTATGGTTAGAACATTAGATAGAACAAAAGATATCTTTTTAGATACAATGCTTTTGGGAAATGAAATTTTAATAAAAAAAATAAAAACAACAAATAAAACGAAAATTACTGTAGTCTTAGCCGCTTATAGAAGTGTAAAAAGATTACAGGAAATAATTAATGATTTATTTAATCAAAGCTTCCAAGATTTTGAAGTGATAGTAGTCGATGATCTTTCTAGTTCAGAAATAGAAGAAGCGGCTGCTGTAGTCGACAGTAGTAAAATAAATTATATAAAAAAACAACTAGGCTCTAATTCATCAGCGAAAAACTGTGCATTAGATTATGCTAAAGGAGAATATGTAGTTTTTGTAGAAGAAAACTCTAAATTAAAACAAAATTACTTAGAGACTTTATATAATGAGATTTCTATAAATAATCTTGATATTGCTATGTTAACTAGAAATGGATATCCTAGTATATTAGATGAAAAAATTTCATCTGGTCAAGAATATTTAGTAGAAGAAATAAAAAGATTAAAAAGTGATTTAAACTATAATATTACTGCTTGCATGTTTAAAAGAAAGTTTTTAGATATCTATAATTTAAGATTTCAAGAAGACATGTTAGCTTTAGAGAACTTATATTTCAAACTAAAAACTTTTGACATAGCAGGAAAGGTTAGTCAAATTAGAAAAGTTGGATATAAGGACTTATTAGAAAAAAAATCAGTGAGAAACAATGCAATGATAGACGCTTCTACTAGAAGAATAATGATTGCAGTAAATAAAATAGAAGAGTTTAAACAAAACAAAAAATATGAAGAAAGTTTAAATCTTCTATGCGGATACTTACTTTTTGATGTGTTAAGAATGCATGAAAATATGTCCGAGGAAATAGAAATTTTAGAATTGATAAAATCAAGAAAAAATTATTTTGAAAGTGATACATTTGTTAACAAAACAATGATAGCAATGTCTCCGATTATGTTTGCTAATCATCTTAATAGAAAGGATAGGAGATAAATATGAGGCGAATACTTCATAATGTATTTTCATATGCGTTTATAGCGCTTTTCACAGTTGCTTTAACTTGGGCTTATGTAGCACCGTTTGTATATGAACGAATATTGAATCCACTTGCGCTACTCTTAGGAGTTCCTGTTGTATTCATATTATTTATTTATGCAGTAAAAAAAATTCTAGCAACTGATGAAGTAGGATTAAAAAAATATAATAGAATTATAATATTAGTATACTTAGTATTTCAGGCAATAATATTATCGATGGATACCTTAAATTTTTCAGACGGTGCAGAGATAGAAAATGAAGCACACTATATGTTAAACTATGGAAAGTTTTCTGGAGAAAGATACTTCTTAGTTTATCCTAATAATATTACACCTACTATTATTCTTTATTGGATATATCGTATAGCAGCATTTCTACATATTTCTGAAGTTTGGATGTTGCATATATTCTGTTTCTTAGTAACAACAGCTACTATATTCTTAACATATAAAACAGCTGGAAAATTATTAACAAAACAAAAACAAACAATAATTCTTGGCTTAATGATTTTATACATACCATTTCAAATGTACAGTTTATTCTACTATTCTGATACTTTGATGGTAATTATGGTAGCTTTAATAATATATGTTCTTATTCCATCAGATGGGAGTTTTATCTTTAGAACCAAGCATATTGTCGCTGTAGCGATATTGGTAGCATTTGCTTGGAATCTTAGATCTAACATTATTATTATCTTACCAGCATTAATTGTGTACTTACTATTTTTCAAATGGTACAAAAATTTAGTATTATTACTAGTAACCTTTGGAATTGCATTTGTTTTCTTTGGAAAAGGATTCGATATGCTTTGGGCACACTATGGATTCTGGAAAGATGATGGTTATAGATTTCCTATGTTACACTGGGTAATGATGGGAATGAGTATTCAAGGTGGAAGTTATAACTGGCAGGATTTCCAATTTACATATCTTAGTCAAAATAAAATGACAGATGATTTAGGTTTATTCTTTAATAGGCTAACTCATAGACCGATTTTCCTTAATCTTCTTATGGTAGTATTAAAAATAAGAGGTAATTGGAGTGATGGTACGATAAATTATACGAATGGTACACGTGCATTACGAGATGGTGATGGATTCTTATGGCAACTCTTCTATGGAAGTGACAATAGCTTCTTTATCTATATTTCTCAAATGATGTATGTAGTAATCTTATTCGGAATGGTTTATTACATTTATAAACGTAGAAAAGAGTATATAACATCTTGTTTCTTATTCCAAATTATTATTTTTGGAGTATTCATGTTCCATTTAATTTGGGAAGCAAAACCTAGATATGTATATGCATGGATGCCAATAATCTTTATTTTAGGAGCCAAAGGTTTAATTTTATTTGCTGAAAGATATGAGACTATAATATTTGATAAATACAAGAAAAAACTTTATATTGCTTTTGGAATAGTTTTTGCACTTCAAGTAGGTAGTGATAGTTTCTTAAGACCATCATATTCAATGAACTTAGACTATGACTCACGTGTAATTAATGGTATTAGTATATATGCAACAGATAATTATCTGCGTGATGGAATAGTTAGAGTTAATAAAGATACTGAAGTAGAACAAACGTTTAAAGCGAATCGAAGTTTTAATTATGTTCGTGGTTATATTTCATCATACGATGAGAAAAATAATTCAAAATATAAAGTAGAAATTATCGATAAAAAAGATAATAAAGTTGTAAGAGAACATGAATTTGTATATCGTGAATTGTATTGGGAAATTCCTTTACAAACTTACACTTTACGTTGGTATTTTGATGATCTTCCTGCAGGAGATTACAGTGTGAAATTCTCACAAATAGAAAGTGATAATAATGGTAGCATAGTAATTTCAAGTGTACCGAATGAGATGGTAGATATGTATGAAGCAGGGAAATTATATATTAATGGAGCAGATCAAAATAAAAAAGATCTATCACTACAAATAGGTCATAGATACCAAAAACTTTGGTGGTATTAATAATAATAGAGAACTCTTAAATTAATAATGGGGCTTATCTTCGGATAGGTCCTTTTTATTTTGTGTATTTTAATTCAAGTTTAGTTATAGTATAAGGTTAACATAAAGTATCTAATATATAATATAATTATAACAAATCTAAATTATAGGGGTTTGTTAAGAATAAAAGGACTGATCTAAAAGTCCTAAGCGGGGGTGCAAAATCGATTTCTCTGGAATCATGATTTTTAAGTCGCTCCTTATAACTCCATATAATATAGAAACCTTAATAAGTGTAAACGATTTATTGTCAAAGAAGGTAAAACTATGTTATAATAAAATTACAACATAAAAGGAGCAAATAACTATGGTAAATATTTATGATAAAGCAAATGAATTTGAAAGAGCATTAAGAGAATCTGATGAATACAAAGCATCATTAGCGGCATCTGAAGGATTATATTCTGATGAAGAAGCTAATGAACTTTACACACAATTCGTATTAAAACAAAAAGATTTAATGGAAGCAGCTCAATCAGGAAATGAGCCTTCAGAAGAAGATTTAACAGCATTAGAAGAAATCCAACAAAAATTAATGGAAAATGCTAAATTTTTAGATTTTGTACAAGCTCAACAAAAACTTCAATTTTTAATCGAAGATTTAAATAAAGTAATGTACAAACCATTAGATGAACTTTTTGAAAAATATGGAAACAAATAAAATAGAAGAAAAATAGTAAATCACGGTGTTAGAATGATTCTAACACCGTGATTTTTATATACACATTTAATTTTTATTTATCTTTATTTTCCTCAACATAATCTATTAATTCTAATGTTAGATCATATCTTAAAAATGGTGTGATTAAGTAAATTCCCTTGAAGTGTTTTAAAGCAACATCAAGTAGTTTTTTACTTTCTTCTAAAGCAACTTTTTGGCAAAGTTCTTTATCATCTTTTACTTCTTCTAACTTAGCTAAGAATTCTTCTGATAATTTAATTCCAGGTACCTCATTGTGTAGGAAGACAGCGTTGTTGTAGCTAGTAATTGGCATAATACCAACGAAGAATGGTGTATCTGGATAATCAGCGGCAAGTTCTGCTAATTGTTCAATTTTTTCAGCTTCAAAGACAGGTTGCGTAATAAAGTAGTCAGTACCTGCTTTTATTTTTTTCTCAACTAAACGTTTTGTTTTACTTAGGTCACGAACATTTGGATTATAAGCAGCGGCTACTGTAAAGTTTGTAGTCTTTTTCAGTGAAGCTCCGTTATATCCAAGTCCTTCATTAAGTTGTTTAATAAAAGGAATTAATTTAAGACTAGTCATATCATAGACACTAGTAGCCCCTGGGAAATCACCAAGTTTACTTGGATCTCCAGTAAGAGCAAGGACGTTATTAATTCCAAGAAGATCAAATCCCATTAAACGAGATTGTAGTCCGATAAGATTATGATCACGACATGTTAAATGAAGTAGTGTAGGGGTAGTAATATGTTCTTTAAGTAAAGTTGCAGCAGACAAGTTACAAATACGAGTACTAGCAAGAGAATTATCTGCTAGTGTAATAGCTTCAATGTTTTTCTTGTCTATTGCTTTAGCCCCTTCAATAAATTTATCAACATTTAAATGTTTTGGTGGATCTAATTCGGCAATTATAGTTACTTGTTTTTTGACTTTATCAACAATTGTTGGTTTATTATTTGCTACTCTGACTAGTTCTTCTTCTGCAGGTAGCGGTGTTATTACTTTTCTTTTAACTGGTTTAAGACCTTTTATTCCTTTTTTAATAGCACGAATATGTTCTGGAGTAGTACCACAGCATCCACCGATTAATCTTACACCTTCTTCAACAAGAAGTTTAGCACTCTGTTCAAAGTAAGATGAATTTTTTCTGAAACGATATTCATTACCATTAATTGTTTGTGTCAGTTGTAATAAACTGGCATTAGGATAAGCAGATAGGTAACTTTGTGCAAATAAAGGTACTTGCTTTAAACTTTTAATCATATGATAAGGACCTAGATGACAGTTTAAACCAACGATATCAGCACCTAGATTAACAAGTGCACTTAAAGCATCAGTTACTTTTTCTCCGTTTTGAGTAATACCTGCTTCTAATAATGAAATATTAGTGATAATAGGTAAGTCAGTTATTTTTCTTGCTTCAGTTAATACAGCGCGAATTTCTTCTTGATCATAATAAGTTTCAAATAGCAACGCATCTATTTTATTTGTTGATAGTAGAACTTTTACTTGATCAATTGTTTCTTTTACAATAGTTTCTAATGAAAGTTCACATTCACGAAGACCTCGAATAGCTCCGATTGTTCCGAAAACAATAGTATCTTCTCCAGCAGCCTTGCGTGCTATTTCAGCAGCACGAATGTTAATTTCTTCGAATTTATCGTCATAGCCATACGTCTTAAGTTGGCATTTTTTTGCCGCATAAGTGTTTGTTTGAATTATATCCGCTCCAGCTTCGATATAAGCTTTATGAATTTTCTCCACAGAATCTGGATTAGAGATATTATTATATTCATGACAACTTTCCAATCCATTACTATAGAGAGCTGTACCCATAGCTCCATCAGCTACGAGTACATTTTGTTCTAATCTCTCTAATAAATTTCTCATATGAACCTCCTATTTAGCGGCAAGTTCATTTCTGATTTCTTTAGTAACTTCAACTAAAACTTCTAAAGCTTCGATAGTTTCTTTTTCAGCACGTGTTTTTAATCCACAGTCAGGGTTAATCCAGAATTGTTCTGTAGATAGTTTTTGTAGTGGACGTAAGATGTTAGTACGTACTTCTTCTTTTGTTGGTACACGAGGAGAGTGGATATCGTAAACTCCAAGACCGATACCTAATGGGTAGATTGCAGTCTCGAAAGCAGAGATTAATTCTCCGTGACTTCTACTAGTTTCGATAGAAATAACGTCAGCATCTAATGCACGGATAGAATCGATAATTTCATCGAAGTTAGAATAACACATGTGTGTGTGGATTTGTGTATCATCTTGAACTGATGAAGTAGCTAAACGGAATGAGAATACTGCTTCTTCAAGATATTTTTCTTTTTTACTGTCTCTTAGAGGTAATCCTTCACGGATAGCTGGTTCATCAACTTGGATAATTGTAATTCCAGCTTTTTCTAAAAGTTCAATTTCATTTTTAAGTGCGATAGCGATTTGGTTGAAAATTTCTGCTTTAGAAATATCAGTTCTTTCGAATGACCAGTTTAGAATTGTAACTGGTCCAGTTAACATACCTTTAACAGGACGATTAGTTAAGCTTTGTGCATAAGCAGTTTCTTTAACTGTTACAGCTTCAACGTGTTTTACATCTCCGTAGATGATTGGTGGTTTAACCCCACGAGAACCGTATGATTGAACCCAACCGAATTTAGTTGATGCGAATCCAGCGAAACGTTGACCGAAGAATTCAACCATGTCTGTACGTTCAAATTCACCGTGAACTAATACATCGATATCAAGGTCTTCTTGAATTTTAATCCAACGAGCGATTTCCTCTTCGATGAATTTTTCATAAGCTTCATTAGATAATTCACCTTTTTTCCATAGTGCACGTTGTAAACGTACTTGTTTAGATTGAGGGAATGATCCGATTGTAGTAGTTGGTAATAATGGTAAATTATATTTTTTGTTTTGAATTTCACGACGAACTTTGTAGTCAGATGGACGAGTTGAACGAACATTTTCACTTGATTCTAATTCAAGATTTCTGAAGTCAGCATTTTGTAATTTGTTGAAGTCTTCTACGTGTTTTTGGTACGCAGCTTCTTCTTTGCCATCTAGTTTGTTAGCTAGTAAGTTAAGTTCTTCTAATTTTTGATCAGCGAATGCTAAACCATTAAGTAAAGTTTCTTCTAATTCAGTTTCATTTTTAGTTGTTACTGGTACGTGTAGTAATGAACAAGATGGTTGGATTACTAATTCAGCAACATTAGCTTTGATTTCCTCTAATAATGCAGAACTATCTTCGAAATCGTTGCTCCATACGTTACGTCCATCGACAACACCTGCGAATACTTCTTTATCTTTGAATAGACCAGCTTTTACATTAGCTAAGTTTTCTTCTCTACCGTGAACGAAGTCTAATCCGAATGCTACAGGTAAATCAGCAAGTTTTTCAGCTTCTACTAAAGCTTCGAAGTAAGTTTGGAAGATGAATTTAGCATCTACTTCGTTGTTGAAGTGGTTGTACACTTTGTGAGCTAATTCTACATAGTTTTTACCTTCATCAGTAACGAAAATTGGCTCATCTACTTGGATGTAAGAAGCACCAGCTTCAGCTAATTCTTTGAATACCTGAGTGTATAATGGTAATAATTTATCTACAGCTTTTTCAAATTCACCTTCAGCAAGACCGCTCGATAAAGCTACGTATGTGATTGGACCTGTGATAACTGGTTTAGCTTTATCTCCTACGATTTCTTTAGCTTCTTTGTATAAGTCTAATAGACGAGTGTTGTTTAATTTAGGGTTAACATTTTCCCATTCCGGTACGATGTAGTGGTAGTTAGTGTTAAACCATTTTTTAAGTGCAGATGCAACGTTATCTTTGTTACCACGAGCGATATCGAAGAATAAGTCTACATCAACTTCTCTTCCTTCAAAACGTTGTGGAATAACGTTGAATTGTACAGATAAATCTAAAATGTGGTCATATAGTGAGAAATCACCAACTGGGATGAAATCTAAACCAGCATTGAATTGTTTTTCGATATAAAGACGACGAAGTTTTCCTGCTTCTTCAAGTAATTCGTTTTGACGAACTGTACGAGCCCAATATCCTTCAATTAATTTTTTCCATTCTCTTTTTTCCCCTAAACGTGGGTATCCTAAACTTGAAATTTTTGTCATTATTTCTTTCCTCCTGAAATTTTCTCTTTTTTGTATATTGAATTATAAAAATAAAAACGCCCTTAAACAATATTAAAAATATTGTCTAAGGACGTGCGTTTCATACGTGGTACCACCTTATTTTATGGAAAATCTAAAATTGTGAATTGAATTTTTTAGTTTTCCACCTCATTAAAATTTTAACGCTATTTTATGCGTAATTATCTAACTACTGCTCGATAATTAAAACTCAAAGACCATCTTCAAAAAAATTCATTAATCTCTTTTCAGCTACCGAGATTCTCTGGTTTAACTCCTTTTTTCTACTCATCTTATCAATGTTATACTATATTAATTTATAAAAATAATTTTTACTCAGTCTTAAATACGACAAAAGGGTAGTAACACAAGGGACGAAATGACCGTGTTACCACCCAATTTTATAATCTTAAAATAAATTTAATCTTACCTCAATGATTATTAACGGTAATCAACCGGAACTAACTCATTAATAGTCATTAGTTCAGCTCTGTGACCATTTACAATACACCCAAATCCTTTTTTTCACCAACCAAAAGGTCTCTAATAAATAAGTAATATCGCTCTTCACTTCTTCGCTTTTAAAACTGTTAAAGAAATATTAACATAAGATTTTTTCTTTGTCAACACTTTTTATTAAAAAAATTAAAAACTTTTTTCGAAATTGTCAGAAATCTAAGATAGACCATATATATTAATATATTTTAAAGATAATATTTTAATAATAACTATTTAAGAAATATTTTAACTTTTACTAATAGTTAGTTAATATCTATAAGGTATACTGTATTCATCAAACAAAAAGTTTTGATAATAAAGTATTAAGGCAAGAGGAGAGAAATACAAATGAAAAACAACTTTATTAAATCAGAAAATTTTACGAAATGGGCAATAAGAAAAGTTAGTGTTGGAGTAGTATCAGCAGCAATTGCAAGTGGTATTTTTGTAATTGTAGGAGGTGGAGAAGCTCACGCAAGTGATTTACAAGATAAAGCTCCTGTAGTTCAAAATGATAATAAACAAACTGATACAGCTGTTGAATCTAAAGCAATTGAAAACAAAGAAAATACTGTAGAAAAAGAAACAAAACCAGTTGAAGCAAAAGATGTTGTAAGTGCTGAAAAGCAATCTGAAGTAAAAGCAGAAAAAGAAGTGAGTGTTGACTCTAAAGAAGCTGATGTGAATAATTTAATAAAACAGGCAAAAGATGTAGCAGAACCACAAACAACTCCAGTTGAAGTTAAAAAAGCAGTAATGGATAATACAAAAGATACAGTCGATGTACCAGCTAAATATTTAGATAAAGCAAACTTCCCAGGGCCATTCACAGCGGGAGTTAACCAAGTAATTCCTTACGAATTCTTCGGTGGAGATGGAATGTTAACAAGATTAATCTTGAAATCATCAGACAAAGCACCATGGTCAGACAACGGATCAGCGAAAAATCCAGCGTTATTACCATTAGAAAAACTAGGAAAAGGATTATACTTCTATGAAGTAGACCTAGAAGGAACAAAAGGAAAATCAGATAAAGAATTATTAGACTTATTAAAAGCAAATGGAACACAAAGTTACAAAGCAACAATCAAAGTATACGGTGAAAAAGACGGGAAAGCAGATTTAACAAACGTAGTAGCAACAAAAGATGTAAATGTAAATCTAAATGGATTAACAACTGTCAACGAAGTTAAAAAAGCAGTAATGGACAATACAAAAGATACAGTAGATGTACCAGCTAAATATTTAGATAAAGCGAACTTCCCAGGGCCATTCACAGCGGGAGTTAACCAAGTAATTCCTTACGAATTCTTCGGTGGAGATGGAATGTTAACAAGATTAATCTTGAAATCATCAGACAAAGCACCATGGTCAGACAACGGATCAGCGAAAAATCCAGCATTATTACCATTAGAAAAATTAGGAAAAGGATTATACTTCTATGAAGTAGACCTAGAAGGAACAAAAGGAAAATCAGATAAAGAATTATTAGACTTATTAAAAGCAAATGGAACACAAAGTTACAAAGCAACAATCAAAGTGTACGGTGAAAAAGACGGAAAAGCGGATTTAACAAACGTAGTAGCAACAAAAGAAGTGACTGTAAATCTACATAAAGAAACTATGCAAATGGATATGAAACCAGGTGAAGATATGATGCAAAATAATACAGCTACTGGTTCAATGGATTCAAATGTAAGTGGAAAAATAATGAATATGAGTAAATCTGACAATATGTCTATGAAATCTAGTATGAATAAAGATATGATGCAAGATAATATGACTATGGATTCTCATATGAATAAAGATATGATGCAAGATAATATGACTATGAATACTCATATGAGTAATGGCATGATGAAAAAAGGTATGCTACCAAAAACAAGTGCGGCACCTGAAGGAACAATGAGTTCAACAAATTCATCAAATACTGGAATACTAGCATTAGTCATCGCAAGCTTCTTAGGTCTATTAGGATTCAGAAGAAAAAATAATTAATAAATAAAATAAACTTGTAGATTTTATCGAAATAGTGCTATACTTTTATTGTATAGTACTATTTTGATAAGAGGAGTTAAATATGGTTAATAAAATTTTATTAGTAGATGATGAAATAGAAATAACGGAGATAAATAAACGATATTTAGAGCAAGGTGGATATGATGTTGATATCGCTAATGATGGTAAAGAAGCTTTAGAGAAATACAAGAAAAATAAATATTCTTTAATAATTACTGATATAATGATGCCAAATATGGATGGTTATGATTTAATTAGCGAAGTACAGTATTTAGATTCTGAGTAACCATTTTTATTTATAACAGCGAAAACAACAGAACCAGATAAAATTTACGCTTTAAGTTTGGGGGCGGATGACTATATAGTAAAACCATTTAGTCCAAGAGAATTAGTTTTAAGAGTTAGAAATATACTACGTAGAATTGAAAAAAATAGTAGTGAAAATATTTCAACTTTAGGTGATTTAAAAATTAACTATAATAGTAGAATTGCTATGGTAAATGATAGACAATTAGAACTGACCGTGAAATCTTTTGAATTATTATGGTTACTAGCTAATAATCCAGAGCATGTTTTTTCTAAGACAGAATTGTATGAAAAAATTTGGCAAGATGAATATGTAGAAGATGCAAACACGCTAAATGTGCATATACACTCATTAAGAAGAATCTTAACAAAATATTCAACAGAAAAAACACCGAGTATAAAAACGGTATGGGGTCTAGGATACAAAATGGAAAAACAAGTTTAAAAATGGAAAGGAAATATAGTATGAAATTAAGAGATTATATTATTGTTGGATATATTTTATCATTTTTAATAACTATTATGGCTGTTTTTTGGGCTTCAAATTTAATGTTAATTGAAAAAAAAGATACATATTTTATAGTTGTGATTACAATAATTGCAGGACTAATTGGAGCTACAATTAGTATTATATTACTAAAAGGTGTATTTAAGTCATTACGTGTACTAAAAAGACAAACGATTAGTATAAGTGAGAAAAATTTTGATATTAGCAATACTGTAGAAGGTCCTACTGAGTTTAGAGAATTATCGTTATCATTCAATGAAATGGCAAAACATTTAAAAGAAAGTTTTGAGTCATTAGAAGAAAGTGAAAAAGAAAAATCTCTTATGATAGCCCAGTTATCTCATGATATAAAAACTCCTATAACTTCAATTCAATCAACTGCAGAAGGAATGTTAGACGGAATAATAAAAGAAGAAGAATTTAAATATTATCTAGAAACGATTTGCCGACAAACAACAAGATTGAATAAACTTGTTGAAGAATTAAATTATTTAACATTAAGTGTAAAAGATACTAGTGAAGATGATAAAAATGAAACCATATTTTTAGATAAATTATTGATTGACTGTATGTCAGAGTTTAAGTTGCGAGCAGAAAAAGAAAAAAGAGATATCTATATTAAAGTTATTCCTGAGAATGCCAAAATAGTAAGTAATTACAATAAAATGCAAAGAATTATCGTGAATTTAATAGGTAATGCATTTAAATATTCACCAAGTGGGACAAAAATAGAAATAGTAACTGAAATAAAAAATCAAGAATTATCTATTTCTATAATTGATGAAGGTTGCGGTATAAAAGAAGAAGATATTGATAATATTTTCAAAAGATTATATCGTGTTGAAGCATCAAGAAATTTGAAAACTGGTGGTTATGGCTTAGGTTTGGCAATAGCGAAGCAATTAGCCTTACAAATTAATGGAGACATATTAGTAGAAAGTGAGTATGGAAAGGGTAGTAAATTTACCTTGAAAATTAATTGCTAATACACTGAGTATATAAGGAAATCTTAGAATCAGATTTATTATTTTGAAAGAATAATTGGAATTAGATTTTTAGGAATTTTCAATATAAAAACATACAAATTTTTTAAATTTTGACAAAATAAATTTTTCACGGTATAATGAAAAAAAATCTACTGAGGAAAATAAATATGGCAAAATCGAAGTATATTACGCGCCTTAAACGTTCTGAAGGACAACTTAGAGGGATTCAAAAAATGATAGAAGACGAGAGAGATTGCATTGATATAA
This is a stretch of genomic DNA from Gemella haemolysans. It encodes these proteins:
- a CDS encoding HAMP domain-containing sensor histidine kinase, which codes for MKLRDYIIVGYILSFLITIMAVFWASNLMLIEKKDTYFIVVITIIAGLIGATISIILLKGVFKSLRVLKRQTISISEKNFDISNTVEGPTEFRELSLSFNEMAKHLKESFESLEESEKEKSLMIAQLSHDIKTPITSIQSTAEGMLDGIIKEEEFKYYLETICRQTTRLNKLVEELNYLTLSVKDTSEDDKNETIFLDKLLIDCMSEFKLRAEKEKRDIYIKVIPENAKIVSNYNKMQRIIVNLIGNAFKYSPSGTKIEIVTEIKNQELSISIIDEGCGIKEEDIDNIFKRLYRVEASRNLKTGGYGLGLAIAKQLALQINGDILVESEYGKGSKFTLKINC
- a CDS encoding response regulator transcription factor; protein product: MGADDYIVKPFSPRELVLRVRNILRRIEKNSSENISTLGDLKINYNSRIAMVNDRQLELTVKSFELLWLLANNPEHVFSKTELYEKIWQDEYVEDANTLNVHIHSLRRILTKYSTEKTPSIKTVWGLGYKMEKQV
- a CDS encoding response regulator, which gives rise to MVNKILLVDDEIEITEINKRYLEQGGYDVDIANDGKEALEKYKKNKYSLIITDIMMPNMDGYDLISEVQYLDSE
- the metE gene encoding 5-methyltetrahydropteroyltriglutamate--homocysteine S-methyltransferase produces the protein MTKISSLGYPRLGEKREWKKLIEGYWARTVRQNELLEEAGKLRRLYIEKQFNAGLDFIPVGDFSLYDHILDLSVQFNVIPQRFEGREVDVDLFFDIARGNKDNVASALKKWFNTNYHYIVPEWENVNPKLNNTRLLDLYKEAKEIVGDKAKPVITGPITYVALSSGLAEGEFEKAVDKLLPLYTQVFKELAEAGASYIQVDEPIFVTDEGKNYVELAHKVYNHFNNEVDAKFIFQTYFEALVEAEKLADLPVAFGLDFVHGREENLANVKAGLFKDKEVFAGVVDGRNVWSNDFEDSSALLEEIKANVAELVIQPSCSLLHVPVTTKNETELEETLLNGLAFADQKLEELNLLANKLDGKEEAAYQKHVEDFNKLQNADFRNLELESSENVRSTRPSDYKVRREIQNKKYNLPLLPTTTIGSFPQSKQVRLQRALWKKGELSNEAYEKFIEEEIARWIKIQEDLDIDVLVHGEFERTDMVEFFGQRFAGFASTKFGWVQSYGSRGVKPPIIYGDVKHVEAVTVKETAYAQSLTNRPVKGMLTGPVTILNWSFERTDISKAEIFNQIAIALKNEIELLEKAGITIIQVDEPAIREGLPLRDSKKEKYLEEAVFSFRLATSSVQDDTQIHTHMCYSNFDEIIDSIRALDADVISIETSRSHGELISAFETAIYPLGIGLGVYDIHSPRVPTKEEVRTNILRPLQKLSTEQFWINPDCGLKTRAEKETIEALEVLVEVTKEIRNELAAK
- a CDS encoding SSURE domain-containing protein, which gives rise to MKNNFIKSENFTKWAIRKVSVGVVSAAIASGIFVIVGGGEAHASDLQDKAPVVQNDNKQTDTAVESKAIENKENTVEKETKPVEAKDVVSAEKQSEVKAEKEVSVDSKEADVNNLIKQAKDVAEPQTTPVEVKKAVMDNTKDTVDVPAKYLDKANFPGPFTAGVNQVIPYEFFGGDGMLTRLILKSSDKAPWSDNGSAKNPALLPLEKLGKGLYFYEVDLEGTKGKSDKELLDLLKANGTQSYKATIKVYGEKDGKADLTNVVATKDVNVNLNGLTTVNEVKKAVMDNTKDTVDVPAKYLDKANFPGPFTAGVNQVIPYEFFGGDGMLTRLILKSSDKAPWSDNGSAKNPALLPLEKLGKGLYFYEVDLEGTKGKSDKELLDLLKANGTQSYKATIKVYGEKDGKADLTNVVATKEVTVNLHKETMQMDMKPGEDMMQNNTATGSMDSNVSGKIMNMSKSDNMSMKSSMNKDMMQDNMTMDSHMNKDMMQDNMTMNTHMSNGMMKKGMLPKTSAAPEGTMSSTNSSNTGILALVIASFLGLLGFRRKNN